From the Yoonia rosea genome, the window AAGCTTTCTGGACTTTTTGGCTGGTCCAGACGGTTTCTCTAGCGTTTTGAAATAAAGTACGGGGTTTTGCAAACCCTACCTACCTGACCGACAAGCAAACGATGGCGCAGGTCGTGACCGAAGTGCCATTGTTTTACATTTGGGCGGGTTGGATTGCGCTGATCATTTTCGTGCCGTTTGCAATAATATCAATGGACTATTTTGTACGCAAGATGGGGACATGGCGGAATTGGCTGCAGCGTTGGACCTAAGCCGCCGCAGTGTTGACCTTGTTGCATTGGGCCGCCCTGAATGATTGGCAATCACCTCGGCCCGCGATGATTCAATTCGCTTCATTGGCGGCCTTGGAAGCCTATCGGGTGTGGTATTGGTATCGTCGCCCCCCAAAACCACGTGGTGAGACAGCCACGGCTTAACTGAAAAAGCCACGCGACATTTACCTCAAACGACGGAGACTGCCGCGCACAGGCCAGCGCCATCATTCACTGTCAGGAAAGTCAGCGTCAATCATCTGCTCGATGATACACTCTAAGAGAACCTATAACTCTTTGCGTATCGTAACAGTATGCCCCGCTAGAGACGGGCATGCATGGGAGAACACAGATGAAGTTGCAATCAACACTTTCACTTATCGCCTTTGTCGGGATGCCGGGCGTGAGTCTGGCCGAAGAGCACACACATCAGGACGGCGGTCTTCAGATCACCATCAGCGGCGGGATCGTCAGCGCCCCTTCCTATGTTGGCGATGACGACTATCAGACGAGTATCTTGCCTAATATCACTTTGCGCTACGGTGACCGGCTTGAGGCATCATTGCGCGGCGTTGAATACACCGCGATCGTTGGCGATGGCTGGAAAGCGGGCGGCATATTGGGGTACGATTCCGGACGCGAAGAGGCCCCAGACGCGAGCGATTTCATGATTTCCGGTGAGGCCTCAACAGACCTGATTGGTTTAGGAGATGTTGACGGCACAATCGAAGTCGGCGGCTTTATCGAATATGGCGCTGGTCCGATTGCTGCCAAATTCGAGCTGCGCCAAGGTGTCGACGGCGGCCATGATGGTTTGCACGGTGAAGCGAGTGTGAATTACCGCGGCAAGTTTGACGCGATGGCCATGCCTGTGTTTTTCGGGGTTGGGCCAAAGATTACCTTTGGCGACGACGCTTATACCAGCGCCTACTTTGATGTCTCTGCCGCGCAGTCTGCCGCATCAGGCATCAGTGAATACGACGCAGGCGGCGGCATAAATTCCTACGGTTTAAGCGCAAATGTGATGATGCCATTGACCGCGCAAACATCGCTTATTGGCTTTGTGGATTACGAACAACTGACAGGCGATGTCGGCGATTCAACAATCGTGCAGGAACGTGGGTCGCAAGATCAGGTCAGAGCAGGCGTCTTCGTGAACTATACATTCTAAACCGATAATGCGTGCCGCGATCTGTGGTTCAGGTCGCCGTTTGTGTCGCGGCACGTATGCTTTCAATCTAGGAGTTTCCAATGTTATTCATTTTGCGACATCCAAACGTGCTACTCTGTGGGGTCGCGCTTGCGGCCTTGATCTTCAACAGCATGGTCTACTTTTTGGTCCGCGAGCAAATGGATCCGGTTGCTGCGCTGACATTGACGGACGAATATCGGCATTTCATCGAGATCCGGCCAGTCTGGGAACTGATCGCCGCTAATTTGACTTATGTCACCGGCATCTTGGCGGTGCCGTTCCTATTGCTGCGCCGCAAACCAGCTGTTTGGCTCTTCGCGATTTCAGCTGTCGCCGCAGGGATAACCTTGGCACCGACATTCATCTTGGGGCCTTTCGCCATCGGAGTGATCATGCTGATCGCAACCTTGGCTGCTGCCCTGTTTACGTGGTTTTCTATCAAGACGTTGGCATGATGAACTCACCAGCATTCTGCCAAACGTCGAATGGCCAAAACTGCAATTGCAGGCAATCTATGCAGACCGCAGCTATCTGCCCGCCTAAACGCGTAGCTTTCTGGATTTCTTCGCTGGGCCAGACGGTCTGACTTCTGCCCTACGGGACGTTTCTTCACCCTAAGGGGCGATCGGATGGGCTGATCCCGTCTTGCTTGAATAACGGATCATGCGCGCCTTGTTGACGTCAGATGCCACTGAGCTCCGCCGTCCTGTGCAAAACGACTTGGCGCTGCCACGGCTTGTCAGTTGACTTCGACAATCTTGCCCGGGTTCATTATGTTTTCAGGATCAATCGCGCGTTTGAGCGTAGCCATCAGCGCGTAAGCATCGCCATGTTCTTCTAACATGTATATCTTTTTGCCAGTGCCAACACCATGTTCCCCGGTGACCGTTCCGCCGAAAGAAAGGGCAACGCGGTTCACATCAGATGCAAGCGACTTGGCGCGCACCAATTCACTTGGATCGTTCGGATCGAACAAGATCAGCAAGTGAAAATTGCCGTCACCGACATGCCCAACGATGGGCGCAATCAGCCCCGCCTGATCAATCAACTCCTTGGTGCGCGCAATACAGTCAGCCAATGCCGAAATCGGGACACAACAGTCTGTCACGACACTGTCGCACCCTTTGCGTAATGATTTTCCAGCGTAATAGGCGTTGTGCCGCGCAGTCCACAGACGATTGCGGTCTTCAACTTTGGTCGCCCATTCAAATCCCGAAACACCGAATTCCTCTCCGATGCTTTCAAACAGCTCAACCTGTTCCTTTACGCT encodes:
- a CDS encoding MipA/OmpV family protein, which codes for MKLQSTLSLIAFVGMPGVSLAEEHTHQDGGLQITISGGIVSAPSYVGDDDYQTSILPNITLRYGDRLEASLRGVEYTAIVGDGWKAGGILGYDSGREEAPDASDFMISGEASTDLIGLGDVDGTIEVGGFIEYGAGPIAAKFELRQGVDGGHDGLHGEASVNYRGKFDAMAMPVFFGVGPKITFGDDAYTSAYFDVSAAQSAASGISEYDAGGGINSYGLSANVMMPLTAQTSLIGFVDYEQLTGDVGDSTIVQERGSQDQVRAGVFVNYTF